From the Clostridium putrefaciens genome, one window contains:
- the rnmV gene encoding ribonuclease M5 has translation MIKEVIVVEGRDDITAVKRALDAEVLAVGGFGINRSVIDKIKEAQKRQGVIILTDPDFAGEKIRSIITKRVSGVKHAYISQAEGTKDGDIGVENASPETIIRAIKKAKCEIKDKVITFTIADMMHCGLVGDKESSLKRDKLGKELGIGYGNSARFISRLNSFGIEKDEFLEALARVELNNK, from the coding sequence TTGATAAAAGAAGTTATAGTGGTAGAAGGAAGAGACGATATAACTGCAGTTAAAAGAGCTTTAGATGCAGAAGTTTTAGCTGTAGGAGGATTTGGAATTAACAGGTCAGTTATAGATAAGATAAAAGAAGCGCAAAAAAGGCAAGGTGTAATAATTTTAACAGACCCAGATTTTGCAGGAGAAAAGATAAGAAGTATAATAACTAAAAGGGTATCTGGAGTAAAACATGCATATATATCTCAAGCAGAGGGAACTAAAGATGGAGATATAGGAGTAGAAAATGCTTCACCTGAAACAATAATAAGAGCTATTAAAAAGGCTAAGTGTGAGATTAAAGATAAGGTTATTACATTTACTATAGCAGATATGATGCATTGTGGATTAGTAGGAGATAAAGAATCTAGCTTAAAAAGAGATAAGCTTGGAAAAGAGTTAGGTATAGGATATGGAAATTCAGCAAGGTTTATTTCAAGGTTAAATAGCTTTGGAATAGAAAAAGACGAATTTTTGGAAGCTTTAGCAAGGGTAGAACTTAATAATAAATAG
- a CDS encoding prolipoprotein diacylglyceryl transferase translates to MKPILFTIFGINIYGYGLMIALGILFGFLLLDKRSKDKGYDSDAIFDVTIFSIIAGVVGGKLLYIITDIKAISNNPSMLKDVGSGFVIYGSIIGGALAVYFYSKRNKWDVLKIYDLMIPSVSLAQAFGRMGCLLAGCCYGAKTNFPLSITFTNTLLAPLGIPLHPTQIYSSILDLLLTLFLLWYDKKESKQGRVFSMYMILYSGGRILIEFIRDDPRGSVGVLSTSQFIGVITVVLGILLFNVDKIKGRLVKSDKQ, encoded by the coding sequence ATGAAACCAATTCTATTCACTATATTTGGAATAAATATATATGGATATGGACTAATGATAGCTCTTGGAATACTGTTTGGATTTTTACTTTTAGATAAGAGGTCCAAAGATAAAGGCTATGATAGTGATGCAATATTTGATGTTACCATATTTTCTATAATAGCAGGTGTTGTAGGTGGCAAGCTCTTATACATTATAACTGATATAAAAGCTATAAGTAATAATCCATCTATGCTAAAAGATGTAGGAAGTGGATTTGTCATATATGGATCTATTATAGGAGGGGCTTTAGCAGTATACTTTTACTCAAAAAGGAATAAGTGGGATGTTTTAAAGATATATGACTTGATGATACCTAGTGTTTCTTTAGCACAAGCCTTTGGAAGAATGGGCTGTCTTCTTGCAGGATGTTGTTACGGTGCAAAAACGAATTTTCCTTTAAGTATAACTTTTACAAATACCTTGCTTGCACCACTTGGAATACCTCTTCATCCCACACAAATATATTCTTCTATTCTTGATTTATTACTAACTTTATTTTTATTATGGTATGATAAAAAAGAATCAAAACAAGGTCGTGTATTTTCTATGTATATGATTTTATATAGTGGGGGAAGGATCTTGATAGAGTTTATAAGGGATGACCCAAGAGGAAGTGTAGGAGTACTTTCAACATCTCAATTTATAGGTGTTATAACTGTTGTGCTAGGAATACTACTATTTAATGTAGATAAAATTAAAGGGAGATTGGTAAAGAGTGATAAACAATAA
- a CDS encoding Crp/Fnr family transcriptional regulator: MIKSDCKCLLMNLPLFESFNQNDLDILLNSKDVKIISYCKDKIIFMEDDICLNLSIILKGNIEIQKVDPSGKLLSVASLKTGDVFGENLLFGNKNIYPMTVSTKSESLVLHISKDLVAVLCQQNLDFLYSFLRILSNKAIALSSKIKQVTLKTIRQKICEFLYNEYSHSNNKIPLNMSKQEWAYNLGVQRPSLSRELIKLKEDGIIDYEKDYVLILNVQELKENI, translated from the coding sequence ATGATTAAATCAGATTGCAAATGTCTTCTTATGAATCTTCCCCTTTTTGAGAGCTTTAATCAAAACGATTTAGATATTTTGTTAAATTCTAAAGATGTTAAAATTATATCCTATTGTAAAGATAAAATAATATTTATGGAAGATGATATATGCTTAAATCTAAGTATAATATTGAAGGGCAATATTGAAATACAAAAGGTAGATCCAAGTGGAAAACTTTTATCTGTAGCTAGTTTAAAAACTGGGGATGTTTTTGGTGAAAACTTACTTTTCGGAAATAAAAACATCTATCCTATGACTGTATCTACTAAAAGTGAAAGCTTAGTACTTCACATATCAAAAGACTTAGTTGCAGTTCTTTGCCAACAAAACTTAGACTTTTTATACTCATTTCTAAGAATATTATCGAATAAAGCTATAGCCCTAAGTTCAAAAATTAAACAAGTTACCTTAAAAACTATAAGACAAAAGATTTGTGAGTTTCTGTACAATGAGTACTCTCATTCCAATAATAAAATTCCACTTAACATGTCTAAGCAAGAATGGGCTTATAATTTAGGTGTACAAAGACCCTCTCTCTCAAGAGAGCTTATAAAATTAAAGGAAGATGGAATAATAGACTACGAAAAAGATTACGTATTAATCCTAAATGTACAAGAGTTAAAAGAAAACATATAA
- a CDS encoding TatD family hydrolase has protein sequence MCNDVKINIFDSHAHYDDESFNEDVEAVIKHIKDNGVIAVMNCGSSFEACKSTLELSKRYEIVYAALGIHPENVNEWNEDVYKLIKANKDNPKLKAIGEIGLDYYWEENPHKDIQKKVFREQMQLAKEMNLPVIIHDRDAHKDTLDIIKEFPEVKGVVHCFSGSVEFARECLKEGYYLGFTGVVTFKNAKKVIDVVKDVPLDKMLVETDAPYMAPVPYRGKRNQSDYIEHIIKRISEIKDLSLEEISNITIKNAKTLFDI, from the coding sequence ATGTGTAATGATGTTAAAATTAACATTTTTGATTCTCATGCTCATTATGATGATGAATCATTTAATGAAGATGTGGAAGCAGTGATAAAACATATTAAAGATAATGGCGTAATAGCTGTTATGAATTGTGGATCTTCATTCGAAGCTTGTAAAAGTACATTAGAATTATCTAAAAGATATGAAATAGTTTATGCTGCATTAGGTATACATCCTGAAAATGTAAATGAATGGAACGAAGATGTATATAAGTTGATAAAAGCTAATAAGGATAATCCAAAATTAAAAGCTATAGGTGAAATTGGTCTTGATTATTACTGGGAAGAGAATCCACACAAAGATATACAAAAGAAGGTATTTAGAGAACAGATGCAACTTGCAAAGGAAATGAATCTTCCTGTAATAATACATGATAGGGATGCACATAAAGATACATTAGATATAATAAAAGAATTCCCAGAGGTAAAGGGGGTTGTTCACTGCTTTTCTGGTAGTGTAGAATTTGCTAGAGAATGTTTAAAAGAAGGGTATTATTTAGGATTTACAGGTGTTGTAACATTTAAGAATGCAAAAAAGGTAATAGATGTAGTAAAAGATGTACCTTTAGACAAGATGTTAGTAGAAACCGACGCTCCTTATATGGCACCAGTACCTTATAGAGGAAAGAGGAACCAATCTGATTATATAGAACATATAATAAAAAGAATATCGGAAATAAAGGATTTATCCCTAGAGGAAATTAGTAATATAACAATAAAGAATGCTAAGACTTTATTTGATATATAA
- the rsmA gene encoding 16S rRNA (adenine(1518)-N(6)/adenine(1519)-N(6))-dimethyltransferase RsmA, translating into MGDYRTKEIVDRYKFRFTKTLGQNFLVDDKVIEDLVNGAEITSQDFVIEIGPGVGNLTREILKKAKKVTAIEIDRDLIPILEEELKEFDNFQLVHKDALKIDYNEIIGEETKVKLVANLPYYLTTPIIARLLNGKYDFESLTVMIQKEVADRIHAKPSTKEYGSLSLLIQYYCDTSVIRTVPPTCFLPRPKVDSIIIRLHRLSKPRVEVNNEELFFKIIRSSFNMRRKTLPNGLKVLGFSKELIEQAFKETNIDLMRRGETLSIEEFAMLANNIDELSNN; encoded by the coding sequence ATGGGAGATTATAGAACAAAGGAAATAGTTGATAGATATAAGTTCAGGTTTACTAAGACATTAGGACAAAACTTTCTAGTTGATGATAAGGTTATTGAAGATCTAGTAAATGGAGCAGAAATAACATCTCAGGATTTTGTAATAGAAATAGGTCCAGGGGTTGGTAATCTAACACGTGAGATACTGAAAAAGGCTAAAAAGGTTACAGCAATAGAAATAGACAGAGATTTAATACCTATTCTAGAAGAAGAATTAAAGGAATTTGATAACTTTCAGTTAGTTCATAAAGATGCTTTAAAGATTGATTACAATGAAATAATTGGAGAAGAAACTAAGGTGAAACTAGTTGCTAACCTACCTTATTATCTTACAACACCAATAATAGCAAGGCTATTAAATGGTAAATATGACTTTGAAAGTTTAACCGTAATGATTCAAAAAGAAGTAGCGGATAGAATTCATGCAAAACCAAGTACTAAAGAGTACGGATCATTATCTTTATTAATACAATATTACTGTGATACTAGTGTTATAAGAACCGTACCTCCAACTTGCTTTTTGCCTAGACCTAAAGTAGACTCTATAATTATTAGGTTACATAGACTTTCAAAACCAAGAGTTGAAGTAAATAATGAGGAGTTGTTCTTTAAGATTATAAGAAGCTCTTTCAATATGAGAAGAAAGACTTTGCCAAATGGTTTAAAAGTATTGGGTTTTTCTAAAGAACTTATAGAACAAGCTTTCAAGGAAACCAATATTGATCTTATGAGAAGAGGGGAAACTTTATCTATAGAGGAATTTGCTATGCTTGCAAACAATATAGATGAACTTTCAAATAATTAA
- a CDS encoding Mrp/NBP35 family ATP-binding protein, which translates to MSNCSSCPSKEKCSVKEAGKESTCSKLSPKHGNIKNIIGVISGKGGVGKSTVTGILAVALRNQGYSVGVLDADITGPSMPRFFGINEKRASMLPAGEKDEVKFVPVETKLGIKVISINLLTEEEEQPVIWRGPVITGVLNQMYSDTEWGELDYLLIDMPPGTGDIALTVMQSFPISNMVVVSTPQDMVSMIVKKVVIMTEKLGVDVKGVVQNMAYIECESCGERMRVFSKKSAKEQAEYLGLPLLAELPINLDLVESLEAGMAEEYVRGHKEYNEIINKIM; encoded by the coding sequence ATGAGTAATTGTTCAAGTTGTCCTAGTAAAGAAAAGTGTAGTGTTAAAGAAGCAGGAAAAGAAAGCACTTGTTCAAAGCTTTCACCAAAGCACGGTAATATAAAAAACATAATAGGAGTAATTAGTGGAAAGGGTGGAGTTGGAAAGTCTACAGTAACTGGAATATTGGCTGTAGCATTAAGAAACCAAGGATACAGTGTTGGGGTTCTAGATGCAGATATAACAGGCCCTTCTATGCCTAGATTTTTTGGGATAAATGAAAAGAGAGCATCTATGCTTCCTGCGGGAGAAAAAGATGAAGTAAAATTCGTTCCAGTTGAAACTAAGCTTGGAATTAAGGTTATATCAATAAATTTACTTACAGAAGAAGAGGAACAACCTGTTATTTGGAGAGGTCCAGTTATAACTGGTGTTTTAAATCAGATGTATTCTGATACAGAGTGGGGCGAATTAGATTACCTATTAATAGATATGCCACCAGGCACTGGAGACATAGCACTTACTGTAATGCAAAGCTTTCCTATATCTAATATGGTAGTTGTTTCAACACCTCAAGATATGGTTTCTATGATTGTTAAAAAGGTAGTAATAATGACAGAAAAGCTTGGGGTAGATGTTAAAGGTGTAGTACAAAATATGGCTTACATAGAATGTGAAAGTTGCGGGGAAAGAATGAGAGTATTTAGTAAAAAGTCTGCAAAGGAACAAGCTGAATACTTAGGATTACCACTTTTAGCTGAATTACCTATAAATTTAGATTTAGTAGAAAGCTTAGAAGCAGGTATGGCAGAAGAATATGTAAGAGGACATAAAGAATATAACGAAATAATAAACAAAATAATGTAA
- a CDS encoding PadR family transcriptional regulator: protein MRNNDFDDEDIKSEEKRLYEEYKLKLSELKKVQKEKEAVGQVFTKGLLPVYVLYILSLGPTNGNDISHKIGEKTNGLWVPSTGGIYPILKKNEKEGFIKGKWDNPEKRFQKIYTLTTEGAVELESKKFLLQNKIEEALEVFKLIYKDLYL from the coding sequence ATGCGAAATAATGATTTTGATGATGAGGACATAAAGTCTGAAGAAAAACGGTTATATGAAGAATATAAACTAAAACTCTCAGAACTTAAAAAGGTACAAAAAGAAAAGGAAGCAGTAGGCCAAGTTTTCACAAAAGGCCTTCTTCCTGTATACGTACTTTACATCTTAAGTTTAGGTCCTACTAATGGAAATGATATATCACATAAGATAGGCGAAAAAACTAATGGGCTATGGGTACCAAGTACTGGCGGTATATATCCAATACTTAAAAAGAATGAAAAAGAAGGCTTTATTAAAGGTAAGTGGGATAACCCAGAAAAAAGATTTCAAAAAATATATACATTAACTACAGAAGGTGCTGTTGAGTTAGAAAGCAAAAAGTTTCTTTTACAAAATAAAATTGAAGAAGCTCTTGAGGTATTTAAATTAATATATAAAGATCTATATTTATAA
- a CDS encoding DUF445 family protein has protein sequence MKNFIPCIVGAVIGYITNWLAIKMLFRPYEEKRIFGIKVPFTPGLIPKEKQRIAKSVSEAIANHLLSKDTIVKALCSPNIYSHIYNMVETKIKGIYSSTKSFKVLMEENLGFAEKNLDGINEYIYEGVLNNLNDDVKDKIVKEIYNLIEKELNKKPLIIDSISKEENIEKLSRIVYNYGSSNEFHQNVKEKINKKLGELIYTEKSIKEVMPKNMVEIVDDFIYENRDKITSEILHLLEEPNTKVKIKVAISEGIGTNVSPLVAMFLNPETLYNKFLSFSKEYLKEDENKKQICVVIRDYIDKLMEGNVSEIIKSVEYSKIEIIIDRLVNNLQSNVISMELIREGIYGIKHKILDHNSIDEVLLRFNPTYKENLYGVLKRFVYEVVDGDRTKTIIKEGIYRITSVTMDRPISSLIKVDEDIVIKISNTYIKGVYDKFIQKQASDVIEILNIEKIVEDNINSFEVDFAEEVIVGIAHKELKAITWIGALLGGLIGLVTPFLYL, from the coding sequence ATGAAAAACTTTATTCCATGTATAGTAGGTGCTGTAATAGGATATATAACAAACTGGCTTGCAATTAAAATGCTGTTTAGACCTTATGAAGAGAAGAGGATATTTGGTATTAAGGTGCCATTTACTCCAGGACTTATACCAAAAGAAAAACAAAGAATCGCTAAAAGTGTAAGTGAGGCTATAGCTAATCACTTGTTATCTAAGGATACCATAGTAAAAGCATTATGTAGCCCTAATATATACAGTCATATTTACAATATGGTAGAAACTAAGATAAAAGGAATATATTCATCTACTAAAAGTTTCAAGGTCTTAATGGAAGAAAACTTAGGTTTTGCTGAAAAGAACTTGGATGGTATAAATGAGTATATATATGAAGGGGTCTTAAATAATTTAAATGATGATGTTAAAGATAAGATAGTAAAAGAAATATATAACCTGATTGAAAAAGAATTAAACAAGAAACCATTAATAATAGATAGCATTTCAAAAGAAGAAAATATAGAGAAATTATCAAGGATTGTATACAATTATGGATCATCTAACGAATTTCACCAAAATGTAAAAGAAAAAATAAATAAAAAGTTAGGAGAACTAATTTATACTGAAAAGAGTATTAAAGAAGTCATGCCTAAAAATATGGTAGAGATAGTAGATGATTTTATATATGAAAATAGGGATAAGATAACAAGTGAAATCTTACACTTATTAGAGGAACCTAATACAAAGGTGAAGATAAAGGTAGCTATTTCTGAAGGTATAGGAACTAATGTAAGCCCTTTGGTTGCAATGTTCTTAAATCCTGAAACCTTATATAATAAATTCTTAAGCTTCTCTAAAGAATATTTAAAAGAAGATGAAAACAAAAAACAAATATGTGTTGTAATAAGAGATTATATAGATAAATTAATGGAGGGGAATGTAAGTGAAATTATAAAGTCAGTAGAGTACTCTAAAATAGAAATCATAATTGATAGATTAGTAAATAATCTGCAAAGCAATGTAATTTCAATGGAATTAATAAGAGAAGGAATATATGGAATAAAACATAAGATATTAGACCATAATTCTATAGACGAAGTATTATTAAGGTTTAATCCAACTTATAAAGAAAACTTATACGGGGTTTTAAAGAGATTTGTATATGAAGTAGTGGATGGAGATCGTACTAAGACCATAATTAAAGAGGGTATATATAGGATTACAAGTGTAACCATGGATAGACCGATTAGTAGCTTAATTAAAGTTGACGAAGACATAGTAATAAAAATATCTAATACTTATATAAAAGGTGTTTATGATAAGTTTATACAAAAACAAGCTTCTGATGTAATTGAGATATTAAATATTGAAAAGATTGTAGAGGATAACATTAACTCTTTTGAAGTAGACTTTGCGGAAGAGGTAATTGTTGGAATTGCACATAAAGAGCTTAAAGCAATAACCTGGATTGGTGCATTATTAGGAGGACTTATAGGTCTTGTTACACCTTTTTTATATCTTTAA
- a CDS encoding ferredoxin: MKANVDKDVCIGCGLCPSICIEVFEMDDDGKAKVIVDEVPKDHIEHAKDAAVSCPVNAISVE; this comes from the coding sequence ATGAAAGCTAATGTAGATAAAGATGTTTGCATAGGTTGTGGACTATGTCCTTCTATATGCATAGAGGTATTTGAAATGGATGATGATGGCAAGGCAAAGGTAATAGTTGATGAGGTGCCAAAAGACCATATTGAGCATGCTAAAGATGCAGCTGTAAGCTGTCCTGTAAATGCTATCTCAGTAGAATAA
- the metG gene encoding methionine--tRNA ligase, producing the protein MCEEKKTFYITTPIYYPSTSLHIGNAYTTVAADAIARFKRLSGYDVMFLTGTDEHGQKIQRIAEENGVKPKEYVDKVVDGIKELWQLMNISYDKFIRTTDDSHIKAVQEIFVKLYQNGDIYKGSYEGAYCTPCESFWTDTQLLDGKCPDCGRNVEKAKEEAYFFKMSKYAERLLQYIEANPSFIQPESRKNEMINNFLKPGLQDLCVSRTSFNWGIPVEFDKSHVVYVWIDALSNYITALGYGSENTKLYERYWPADVHLIGKDILRFHTIYWPIMLMALELPLPKQIFGHGWLLVDGGKMSKSKGNVVDPVILSKHFGVDSIRYYLLREIPFGSDGTFTNETFIKKINSDLANDLGNLVSRTVAMIEKYFDGVIPAPIATETIDNELIRLALDTPELVEKSLDDLKLSEALSHIWTLIGRCNKYIDETTPWILAKDEDQKERLGTVLYNLAEALRIISVLISPFLPDTSDKIREQLGVEICTWDSVASFDGISAGTKVKKGNIIFPRIDVEEKLKELEALKVDDNIQKEEAPLKPIKPEITIEDFEKVDLRIAKVLECEAIKGAKKLLKLKVDLGGETRQVISGIAKHYKPEDLVGKSVVLVANLKPAKLRGELSEGMILAASNDDDSILYVIDAPSELKVGNEIR; encoded by the coding sequence ATGTGTGAAGAGAAAAAGACCTTTTATATTACTACACCTATATATTACCCTTCAACGAGTTTGCATATAGGAAATGCATATACAACAGTAGCAGCAGATGCTATTGCTAGATTTAAAAGATTAAGTGGATATGATGTTATGTTTCTAACAGGAACAGACGAACACGGTCAAAAGATTCAAAGAATAGCTGAAGAAAATGGGGTAAAGCCTAAGGAATATGTTGATAAAGTAGTAGATGGCATTAAGGAATTATGGCAGTTAATGAATATAAGTTATGATAAATTTATAAGAACTACAGATGATAGTCATATTAAAGCTGTTCAAGAAATATTTGTAAAGCTTTATCAGAATGGTGACATATATAAAGGTTCTTATGAAGGAGCCTATTGTACTCCGTGTGAATCATTTTGGACAGACACGCAACTATTAGATGGCAAGTGCCCAGATTGTGGAAGAAACGTGGAAAAGGCAAAAGAAGAAGCTTATTTCTTTAAGATGAGTAAATATGCAGAAAGACTTTTGCAATATATAGAAGCTAATCCAAGCTTCATACAACCAGAATCCAGAAAAAATGAAATGATAAATAACTTTTTGAAGCCAGGATTACAAGATTTATGTGTATCAAGAACTTCATTTAATTGGGGTATACCGGTAGAATTTGATAAAAGTCATGTAGTATATGTATGGATAGATGCACTATCTAATTATATAACAGCATTGGGATATGGAAGCGAAAACACTAAACTTTATGAAAGGTATTGGCCAGCAGATGTTCATTTAATAGGTAAAGATATCTTAAGATTCCATACTATTTATTGGCCAATTATGCTTATGGCATTAGAACTACCTCTTCCAAAGCAAATATTCGGTCATGGATGGCTTTTGGTTGATGGCGGTAAGATGTCAAAATCTAAAGGTAATGTAGTTGATCCTGTAATACTTTCAAAGCATTTTGGTGTAGATTCAATAAGATATTATCTTCTAAGAGAAATACCTTTTGGCTCAGATGGTACCTTCACAAATGAAACCTTTATAAAGAAGATAAATTCAGATTTAGCAAATGATCTAGGGAACCTAGTATCAAGAACAGTTGCTATGATAGAGAAATATTTTGATGGAGTTATACCAGCACCAATAGCTACGGAGACTATAGATAATGAACTTATAAGACTTGCACTAGATACTCCAGAGCTTGTAGAAAAGTCTTTAGATGATTTAAAGTTATCTGAAGCATTATCTCACATATGGACTTTAATAGGAAGATGTAATAAGTATATAGATGAGACAACTCCTTGGATATTAGCCAAGGATGAAGACCAAAAAGAAAGATTAGGAACAGTTCTTTATAATCTTGCTGAAGCACTTAGAATAATATCAGTACTTATATCTCCTTTCTTACCAGACACTTCAGATAAGATAAGAGAACAGTTAGGTGTTGAAATATGTACTTGGGATAGCGTTGCTTCTTTTGATGGCATAAGTGCAGGTACTAAGGTTAAAAAGGGAAATATAATATTTCCAAGAATAGATGTTGAAGAAAAGCTTAAAGAATTAGAAGCTTTAAAAGTAGATGATAATATACAAAAAGAAGAAGCTCCTTTAAAGCCTATTAAGCCAGAAATAACTATAGAAGATTTTGAAAAGGTAGACCTTAGGATTGCTAAGGTATTAGAATGTGAAGCGATTAAAGGCGCGAAGAAGTTATTGAAGCTTAAAGTTGATTTAGGTGGAGAAACAAGACAGGTTATATCAGGAATAGCAAAGCATTATAAACCTGAGGATTTAGTAGGGAAAAGTGTAGTTTTAGTAGCTAATTTAAAACCTGCAAAGCTAAGAGGGGAATTATCAGAGGGTATGATACTTGCAGCCTCCAACGATGATGATAGTATACTATACGTCATAGATGCTCCAAGTGAATTAAAAGTAGGGAATGAAATAAGATAA
- a CDS encoding DegV family protein, whose protein sequence is MKNLQKIALIADSTSDLPAEFINKYNVHILPLKVIYHDKEYTDRVDITPQYVYDNLKVEIPKTSLPSMNDMNDLFEKLKIEGYTHAIAICISSGLSGTSNSLKLISENHPEIVSTIFDSKLISFGTVPLIIECAKLIGNGESYESIVSNLPNIKDKISVFFMVDTLEYLKKGGRIGRVSGTIGELLNIKPIISINEDGVYYTYDKIRGKKQALSKFLTIIKDEVDKHKSSIWVAHGDALEESLKIRDILKDYNNVISVGFGEVGPVVGVHTGPGFIAISIFKEE, encoded by the coding sequence TTGAAAAACCTACAAAAAATAGCATTAATCGCAGATAGTACTTCTGATTTACCAGCAGAATTTATAAATAAATATAATGTTCACATATTACCTCTTAAGGTGATTTATCATGATAAAGAATATACTGATAGAGTGGATATAACACCTCAATATGTGTATGATAATTTAAAAGTTGAAATACCTAAAACCTCATTGCCATCAATGAATGATATGAATGATCTTTTTGAAAAGTTAAAAATAGAAGGGTATACTCACGCAATAGCAATCTGTATATCTAGTGGCTTATCTGGAACCTCAAACAGTCTTAAGCTTATTAGTGAAAATCACCCTGAAATAGTATCTACAATTTTTGATTCTAAATTAATATCTTTTGGTACAGTTCCTCTAATAATAGAATGTGCAAAATTAATAGGTAATGGTGAAAGTTATGAATCAATAGTATCTAATCTACCAAATATAAAAGATAAAATATCTGTTTTCTTTATGGTTGATACCTTAGAATATTTAAAAAAGGGTGGAAGAATAGGTAGAGTCTCTGGAACCATAGGAGAATTACTTAATATAAAACCTATAATATCCATAAATGAAGATGGTGTTTATTATACCTACGATAAAATAAGAGGCAAAAAACAAGCCCTATCAAAGTTTTTAACTATAATAAAAGATGAGGTAGATAAACATAAATCTAGCATCTGGGTAGCCCATGGTGATGCTCTAGAAGAATCTCTAAAGATACGCGATATATTAAAAGATTACAACAACGTTATCTCTGTAGGTTTTGGTGAAGTAGGCCCCGTAGTAGGTGTTCATACTGGACCTGGCTTTATAGCTATATCTATATTTAAAGAAGAGTAG
- a CDS encoding 3D domain-containing protein, which yields MFQKFKSKIRNYFSNGPKAAFVMSLIVMGLLVTIFNMKKDITLVIDGRESKIVTYKGTVQGALSDNKIVLGPKDKVDLGVNEKVKKGDLIHIKRAVDVNVEVDGEILSILTSEDNIESMLSSEGISLEEEDRVSPSLESPIEEGLNVDITRVKTEILAASLPLDFNTTIKKDEKLANTVNKIVQEGAQGEKVVSTKIIYENGKEIDRKVISEVVIKEPIDKVVLQGSLGVLTASRGSAEDVLYKKTIKVRATAYYNSGNNGNHITATGTNTKRNPSGYSSIAVDPRVIPLGTKMYIEGYGYAIAEDTGGAIKGNTIDVFFNSASESYNWGVKYVNVYILN from the coding sequence ATGTTTCAGAAGTTCAAAAGTAAAATTAGAAATTATTTTTCGAACGGTCCAAAGGCAGCATTTGTTATGTCCCTAATTGTAATGGGACTTTTAGTCACAATTTTTAACATGAAAAAAGATATAACATTGGTAATAGACGGAAGAGAATCTAAAATAGTAACATATAAAGGTACCGTACAGGGGGCTTTATCCGACAACAAAATTGTATTAGGCCCTAAAGATAAGGTAGATCTTGGAGTGAATGAAAAGGTCAAAAAGGGAGATCTAATCCACATAAAGAGAGCAGTGGATGTAAATGTAGAAGTAGATGGAGAAATTTTAAGTATCCTTACTTCTGAAGATAATATTGAATCTATGTTAAGCTCAGAAGGAATTTCTCTAGAAGAAGAGGATAGAGTATCGCCTTCTTTAGAGTCCCCTATAGAAGAGGGGTTGAATGTTGATATTACAAGAGTAAAAACTGAGATATTAGCAGCAAGTCTACCTTTAGATTTTAATACTACAATAAAAAAAGACGAAAAGTTAGCTAATACAGTAAACAAAATAGTTCAAGAAGGTGCACAGGGAGAGAAAGTAGTCTCTACTAAAATAATCTATGAAAATGGCAAGGAAATAGATAGAAAAGTGATAAGCGAAGTTGTAATAAAAGAGCCTATAGATAAAGTAGTACTCCAAGGATCATTAGGAGTTTTAACCGCATCAAGAGGTAGCGCTGAAGATGTATTATATAAAAAGACAATAAAGGTTAGAGCAACAGCTTATTATAATAGTGGTAACAATGGAAATCACATTACAGCTACTGGAACTAATACTAAGAGAAATCCAAGTGGATATAGTAGCATAGCTGTGGATCCAAGGGTAATTCCCCTAGGTACTAAGATGTATATAGAAGGCTATGGATATGCCATTGCTGAAGATACGGGTGGTGCTATAAAGGGTAACACAATAGATGTGTTTTTTAACTCAGCTAGTGAAAGCTATAACTGGGGAGTAAAATATGTAAATGTATATATTCTGAATTAA